From a single Sorghum bicolor cultivar BTx623 chromosome 5, Sorghum_bicolor_NCBIv3, whole genome shotgun sequence genomic region:
- the LOC8062655 gene encoding bisdemethoxycurcumin synthase produces MGSAPPAATVQEMRRAQRADGPAAVLAIGTANPPSIMPQDDYPDYYFRVTNSEHLTDLKAKLSRICNHNKSGIRQRYLHLNEELLAANPGFIDPKRPSLDERVEMASAAVPELAAKAAAKAIAEWGRPATDITHLIFSTYSGARAPSGDRRLASLLGLRPTVSRTILSLHGCYGGGRALQLAKELAENNRGARVLVACSELTLIAFYGPEGGCVDNIIGQTLFGDGAGAVIVGADPVGAPAERPLFEMVFASQTTIPETEDAISMQYSKCGMEYHLSSRVPRVLGSNVERCLVDTFRTLGVSVAWNDLFWAIHPGGRAILDNIEEVLRLEDGKLAASRHVLSEFGNMSGTTVIFVLDELRRRRAAAAKQGGQAPEWGVMMAFGPGITVETMVLHAPSNLELEGN; encoded by the coding sequence ATGGGGAGCGCACCGCCGGCGGCCACCGTCCAGGAGATGAGGCGTGCGCAGCGCGCGGATGGGCCGGCCGCCGTGCTCGCCATCGGCACGGCGAACCCTCCGAGCATCATGCCCCAGGACGATTACCCCGACTACTACTTCCGCGTCACCAACAGCGAGCACCTCACGGACCTCAAGGCCAAGCTCAGCCGGATCTGCAACCACAACAAGTCCGGCATCAGGCAGCGCTACCTGCACCTCAACGAGGAGCTGCTGGCCGCCAACCCGGGCTTCATCGACCCCAAGCGGCCGTCCCTGGACGAGCGCGTGGAGATGGCCTCCGCCGCCGTCCCGGAGCTGGCCGCGAAAGCCGCCGCCAAGGCCATCGCGGAGTGGGGCCGCCCGGCCACCGACATCACCCACCTCATCTTCAGCACCTACTCCGGCGCGCGTGCCCCGAGCGGCGACCGCCGCCTGGCCTCCCTCCTGGGCCTCCGCCCCACGGTGTCCCGCACCATCCTCAGCCTCCACGGCTGCTACGGCGGGGGGAGGGCGCTCCAGCTCGccaaggagctcgccgagaacaACCGCGGCGCGCGCGTCCTCGTCGCCTGCTCTGAGCTCACGCTCATCGCCTTCTACGGGCCCGAGGGAGGCTGCGTCGACAACATCATCGGCCAGACCTTGTTCGGtgacggcgccggcgccgtcaTCGTCGGCGCCGACCCCGTCGGCGCCCCTGCCGAGCGCCCGCTGTTCGAGATGGTGTTCGCGTCGCAGACCACGATACCGGAGACCGAGGACGCCATCTCCATGCAGTACAGCAAATGCGGCATGGAGTACCACCTCTCCAGCCGGGTGCCCCGCGTGCTGGGGTCCAACGTCGAACGCTGCCTTGTTGACACGTTCCGCACGCTCGGCGTCAGCGTCGCATGGAACGACCTTTTCTGGGCGATCCATCCCGGCGGCCGTGCCATCCTGGACAACATCGAGGAAGTGCTCCGTCTGGAGGACGGGAAACTGGCGGCGAGTCGCCATGTGCTCAgcgagtttggcaacatgagtGGCACCACGGTGATCTTCGTGCTCGATGAGTTGCGCCGCCGTCGGGCAGCAGCGGCCAAGCAGGGAGGGCAAGCGCCGGAGTGGGGAGTGATGATGGCTTTTGGACCGGGAATCACAGTTGAGACCATGGTGCTCCACGCCCCAAGCAACCTGGAACTGGAGGGAAATTGA